One region of Acropora muricata isolate sample 2 chromosome 13, ASM3666990v1, whole genome shotgun sequence genomic DNA includes:
- the LOC136894984 gene encoding uncharacterized protein yields the protein MSLNVKSTWKPPIQQSVALKSYLEEVRRQLADLKFTKPKNNSSPAERKALKALKGDTEINIKKNDKGTTTVVMNTQDKINKGQVQLDNVDHYRHLATPMVVDTNRKVQQLINDLYHGNHIDEMTKKWLCQTPNLPRIPEFYTLTKIHKPTPVSRPIVSGCEGPTEKLSSFVDKLLQPIAQQQKSYLKNTTDFINFIEKTKVPADAVLVSMDVTSLYANIPQEEGIQTVCTAYETFYKSEPPIPTRLLEQALRLILQENSFQFTGKNYLQTHGTAMGTKMAVAFANIFMSKVETDILSQSAFKPLVWKRYIDDIF from the coding sequence ATGTCCTTGAACGTAAAATCGACGTGGAAACCACCAATACAACAATCAGTTGCCCTTAAAAGCTACCTAGAAGAGGTTAGAAGACAGCTTGCAGATTTAAAATTCACAAAGCCAAAAAACAATTCGTCACCAGCCGAGCGCAAGGCTCTCAAAGCCTTGAAAGGCGATACTGAAATAAACATCAAAAAGAACGACAAAGGCACGACGACTGTAGTCATGAATACGcaagataaaataaacaaaggcCAAGTCCAACTGGATAACGTAGACCACTACAGGCATCTTGCGACACCCATGGTAGTTGACACAAACCGTAAAGTACAACAACTCATTAACGATCTCTACCACGGGAATCACATAGACGAAATGACTAAAAAATGGCTTTGTCAAACACCAAATCTGCCTCGCATTCCAGAATTCTACACCCTCACCAAGATACACAAGCCGACCCCGGTCAGTAGACCAATAGTATCGGGGTGTGAAGGCCCTACAGAGAAACTATCATCATTCGTTGACAAATTACTTCAGCCCATAGCACAACAGCAGAAGTCTTATCTGAAAAATACTACCGACTTCATTAActtcatagagaaaacaaaagtcCCAGCGGACGCTGTACTTGTTTCAATGGACGTAACGAGCCTCTACGCAAATATACCACAAGAGGAGGGAATTCAAACAGTATGCACAGCATATGAGACATTCTATAAAAGTGAGCCTCCTATCCCTACACGACTACTTGAACAAGCGCTAAGGCTAATCCTACAAGAAAACTCATTCCAGTTCACTGGAAAAAACTACCTACAAACACATGGGACTGCCATGGGTACAAAAATGGCAGTTGCCTTTGCTAATATATTCATGAGCAAGGTAGAAACAGACATCTTAAGCCAAAGCGCATTTAAACCGCTCGTTTGGAAACGTTATATAGATGATATATTCTAG